One genomic region from Agelaius phoeniceus isolate bAgePho1 chromosome 23, bAgePho1.hap1, whole genome shotgun sequence encodes:
- the NKAPD1 gene encoding uncharacterized protein NKAPD1, which yields MSRVPVGKVLLRNVIRHTGAHNKLQEETEMWKIREWEKQTEETYWKRQSRMLSDTSSSRMRSDGFDEEGHRADWKPRNPQLLDLVEDDLLRARSWNKKLYECEANMPDRWGHSGYKELYPEEFDTDSDQQEGDEQNAVNGKKRSHLGKQTAREPHKRKKTKKSHKKKQKKRSHKKRKKKKKEQERSSTDSSRGESEGSGEETPSARKGKHKRKKKPRKVPAKEPTSSSGQESDFCHASSSSTSSSEDTESEGKKEKRPPRKRKKRHSSVPERPSEVPEKRSKRKNWKVAGDEKSEDSSDED from the exons ATGTCCCGCGTGCCCGTGGGGAAGGTGCTGCTGCGCAACGTCATACGGCACACCGGAGCGCACAACAAG CTTCAGGAAGAGACAGAAATGTGGAAAATAAGGGAGTGGGAGAAGCAGACAGAAGAGACTTACTGGAAAAGGCAGAGCAGAATGCTGTCAGACACCTCCAG cagccgCATGCGCAGCGACGGCTTCGACGaggaggggcacagggcagactGGAAACCCAGGAACCCGCAGCTCCTTGACCTGGTGGAAGATGATCTCCTCAGGGCCAGATCCTGGAATAAAAAGCTGTATGAATGTGAAGCCAACATGCCAGACAG GTGGGGGCACAGTGGATACAAAGAGTTGTACCCTGAAGAATTTGACACAGACAG TGATCAGCAGGAAGGAGATGAGCAAAATGCTGTCAATGGGAAGAAGAGATCCCACCTGGGGAAACAAACAGCCCGTGAGCcccacaaaaggaaaaaaaccaagaaatcccacaagaagaagcaaaaaaagCGCTCACacaaaaagaggaagaaaaagaaaaaggagcagGAGAGAAGTTCCACAGATTCCTCCCGGGGGGAGAGCGAGGGCTCAGGAGAGGAGACTCCGAGCGCCCggaaaggaaaacacaagcGCAAGAAAAAGCCCAGGAAAGTGCCTGCCAAGGAACCTACCTCTTCTTCTGGGCAGGAGAGTGACTTTTGCCATGcaagcagctccagcaccagcagctctgaggacaCTGAATCCGAGGGCAAAAAGGAGAAGCGGCCcccaaggaagaggaagaagcgGCACAGCTCCGTGCCCGAGAGGCCGAGCGAGGTGCCCGAGAAGAGGAGcaagaggaagaactggaaggTGGCGGGGGATGAGAAATCTGAGGACAGCTCTGATGAGGACTGA
- the SDHD gene encoding succinate dehydrogenase [ubiquinone] cytochrome b small subunit, mitochondrial produces MALALLRPRPRGAALALLGSALLRRPAALGAAAARCAPARDSHGPPRQGHGGSKAASLHWTGERAVSVLLLGLLPAAYLCPGPAVDYSLAAALTLHGHWGLGQVITDYVHGDVPIKVANTGLYVLSALTFAGLCHFNYHDVGICKAVAMLWSL; encoded by the exons ATGGCGCTGGCGCTGCtgcggccgcggccccgcggggccgccCTGG ctctgctgggctcgGCCCTGCtccgccgccccgccgcgctcggtgccgccgccgcccgctgcGCTCCGGCCCGCGACAGCCACGGCCCGCCCCGCCAGGGACACG GCGGTTCCAAGGCTGCGTCTCTGCACTGGACAGGGGAGCGAGCTGtcagtgtgctgctgctggggctgctccccgcAGCCTACCTGTGCCCTGGACCAGCTGTGGACTattccctggctgcagccctcacCCTGCACGGCCACTG gGGTCTGGGCCAGGTAATCACTGATTATGTGCACGGAGATGTCCCCATTAAAGTGGCCAACACGGGGCTGTACGTCCTGTCTGCCCTGACCTTCGCTGGCCTCTGCCACTTCAACTACCACGACGTGGGCATCTGCAAGGCTGTGGCCATGCTCTGGAGCCTCTGA